One window of the Candidatus Jettenia sp. genome contains the following:
- the gspG gene encoding type II secretion system major pseudopilin GspG, which yields MRKKLVLRVLKKDGFTLLELLIVMIIIGLLAALIGPKMIGRVGESRQTVAKQQIEGFSSALEMYKLDTTKYPTQEQGLDALVTQPQGVVNWKGPYLKKKFVPKDPWGNNYAYLYPGEHGDYDIVSHGADGNPGGEGEDKDVASWE from the coding sequence ATGAGAAAGAAACTTGTACTGCGGGTATTAAAAAAAGACGGTTTTACTTTGCTTGAGTTGTTGATTGTAATGATTATTATTGGGCTGCTTGCCGCATTGATTGGACCTAAAATGATCGGTCGTGTTGGTGAATCACGCCAAACGGTTGCTAAACAGCAGATCGAGGGTTTTTCAAGTGCTTTAGAGATGTATAAACTTGATACCACAAAATACCCGACGCAGGAACAGGGTTTAGATGCCCTGGTTACCCAACCACAAGGTGTCGTTAATTGGAAAGGTCCGTATTTAAAAAAGAAATTTGTCCCGAAAGACCCCTGGGGAAACAATTATGCCTATCTCTATCCAGGTGAGCATGGAGATTACGATATCGTTTCGCATGGTGCAGATGGTAACCCCGGAGGAGAAGGTGAAGATAAGGACGTAGCAAGCTGGGAATAA
- a CDS encoding prepilin-type N-terminal cleavage/methylation domain-containing protein → MKNNRGFTIIELIVVLVVIGIVAGVALPRYAGSLESLNFKKKMSDIVFFFREARIKAISTAGTTYVALDLHNGYFWNEDKRVLQLPPEIQIFTNKIEARNEKTKTFEFYPNGTAQEEIVGFVCDKTIAILHVEPLGGLVYFRMNEEMDQIVRYARNSDVLSEEEILQRIPVDKKENFDTLAEVVSDEETLDNDFYEDDTLYEEKEFSYEERGNE, encoded by the coding sequence GTGAAAAATAACCGGGGCTTTACGATAATTGAATTAATTGTTGTTTTAGTTGTTATAGGAATTGTTGCTGGTGTAGCCTTGCCCAGATATGCAGGCTCTCTCGAATCCCTTAATTTTAAGAAAAAAATGTCGGATATCGTATTCTTTTTCAGAGAAGCACGTATTAAGGCGATATCAACTGCCGGAACAACATATGTTGCCCTTGACCTCCATAATGGATACTTTTGGAACGAGGATAAAAGGGTGCTTCAGTTACCTCCCGAGATACAGATTTTTACTAACAAAATTGAGGCCCGGAATGAAAAAACAAAGACATTTGAATTTTATCCGAATGGAACTGCGCAAGAAGAAATAGTAGGGTTTGTTTGCGATAAAACAATAGCCATATTACACGTAGAACCATTAGGTGGGTTGGTCTATTTCAGAATGAATGAAGAAATGGATCAGATTGTGCGCTATGCAAGGAACAGTGATGTATTGAGCGAAGAGGAAATACTACAACGTATACCTGTTGATAAAAAAGAGAATTTTGACACGTTAGCGGAAGTTGTATCTGATGAAGAAACCTTAGATAACGATTTTTATGAGGATGACACGTTATATGAAGAAAAAGAATTTTCTTATGAGGAGAGAGGAAATGAATAA
- the cobA gene encoding uroporphyrinogen-III C-methyltransferase yields the protein MVYLVGAGPGDPRLITVKGLECIKKADVLIYDYLVNVDLLKVAKPNAEFIYVGKQGGAHTLEQDEINNLLVKKAQEDRIVTRLKGGDPYVFGRGGEEAIVLYENRIPFEVVPGITAAIATPNYAGIPVTHRDFTSTFGLITGHEDPTKDESSIDWSKISTGIGTLAFYMGIKNLPYITEQLMKHGRSKDTPVAVIRWGTTAQQKTVVGTLETIVQKARDIRPPAITIVGEVVKLRNQLNWFETKPLFGKTVVVTRSREQASEFADQLYEYGARVIEFPTIEIAKPDTIQPLDDAINNIHAYDWLVFTSINGVDSFFQRLFELGKDIRDLKGIKFCAIGPATEEGIRKYHIRVDCRPPKFVAESVVEELKKVTVIKGKKFLLPRADIARSFLPEELEKLGGKVADVVAYKTVMAQPKDINLVDKIKNGEINFITFTSSSTVRNFVQIIGEKNIASLNGKVQYASIGPITTQTAEELGFRITIKAREYTIPGLVNAILESSVPHSDS from the coding sequence ATGGTATATCTTGTAGGCGCAGGCCCCGGTGACCCACGTTTGATCACCGTAAAAGGTCTGGAATGTATTAAAAAAGCCGATGTACTTATTTACGATTACCTGGTAAATGTCGATCTCCTCAAGGTTGCTAAGCCGAATGCAGAATTTATCTACGTGGGTAAGCAGGGAGGAGCGCATACCCTTGAGCAGGATGAGATTAATAACCTTCTCGTAAAAAAGGCGCAAGAGGATAGAATAGTAACCCGGTTAAAGGGTGGTGATCCATATGTATTTGGGCGAGGCGGGGAAGAAGCGATAGTACTCTATGAGAACCGTATACCATTTGAAGTAGTTCCTGGGATTACTGCCGCCATTGCTACTCCTAATTATGCAGGAATACCAGTTACCCATCGCGATTTTACCTCCACCTTTGGGCTTATTACCGGACATGAAGATCCTACGAAAGATGAAAGCTCAATCGATTGGAGCAAAATCAGCACGGGAATTGGTACATTGGCCTTTTACATGGGAATTAAGAATCTCCCTTATATCACGGAACAACTCATGAAACATGGCCGTTCGAAAGATACCCCGGTTGCTGTAATTCGATGGGGAACTACTGCCCAGCAAAAAACCGTTGTAGGAACGCTGGAGACAATTGTACAAAAAGCCAGGGACATCCGTCCGCCGGCAATTACCATCGTTGGCGAAGTCGTAAAACTCCGCAATCAACTGAACTGGTTTGAGACGAAACCATTGTTTGGGAAAACCGTTGTCGTAACACGTTCAAGGGAACAGGCAAGTGAATTTGCTGATCAATTATACGAATACGGCGCCCGTGTCATTGAATTCCCAACTATTGAGATTGCAAAGCCGGATACCATTCAACCCCTGGATGATGCTATCAACAATATTCACGCTTACGATTGGCTTGTGTTTACGAGTATTAATGGCGTTGATAGTTTTTTTCAGCGTCTGTTTGAATTGGGGAAAGATATTCGTGACCTTAAAGGCATTAAGTTTTGTGCTATCGGTCCTGCAACAGAGGAAGGAATCAGAAAATATCATATAAGGGTAGATTGCAGACCGCCTAAATTCGTTGCAGAATCTGTCGTAGAGGAACTAAAGAAGGTAACGGTTATAAAAGGTAAGAAATTCTTGCTGCCAAGGGCAGATATTGCCAGAAGCTTTCTACCCGAAGAACTTGAGAAATTAGGGGGAAAGGTTGCCGATGTGGTAGCTTATAAAACCGTAATGGCACAACCTAAGGACATAAATCTTGTTGACAAAATCAAAAATGGCGAAATCAACTTCATTACCTTCACAAGCTCTTCTACGGTAAGGAACTTTGTTCAAATCATTGGCGAGAAAAACATCGCTTCGTTGAATGGAAAAGTTCAGTATGCCAGCATCGGCCCTATTACTACCCAAACCGCAGAAGAATTGGGATTTCGTATTACTATCAAAGCCAGGGAATACACCATCCCCGGGTTAGTAAACGCCATTCTGGAAAGCAGTGTTCCGCATAGTGACAGTTAA
- a CDS encoding HEAT repeat domain-containing protein has protein sequence MPVLLEYLKKYGQKLFSIQIFALLLIPASSLLAFAENVHKAEIIAHHGVLEDVPENTFAALRRVVELGIDGIEIDIRQTKDHQLILMCDETIDRTTNGKGRVDQLLYAEIQQYDAGSWRGPEFKNEPIPLLSDVLEFCKINNLKLILNARQVCIEKQVLDLVQSYDMYPQVYLWGTLRNLNTEEAEQFVKELVLVSPEEMTEEKIVRIHEEKKYAFSIILNSDDRKMIKDQINMGVDVILMDYPCVAQDILGIQDQIPARQRPFKSRKTNHPQQEEIDNKTYVREKVKTLVKTIKGPDPDKARTAAMALMVLPQRHTIPPLVKLLKNKHPQVKQDAAWALGFCGNEDIAVYIQSLLSDKNPEVRREAVLALGRLGSMQSVPVLIETLKTETNRGVKYDIARTLGILKDPGSAFPLLTILTNEKDWYVKSAAVEALSHIYTDKAVHVLADILITDAGEDAAWTRTKAAWALAAMGKESIPQLIRALSDNEEVTRRRAEWALVKIGLPAVRSLVHALHEPNKFARERGAQALGWIEDKSTVTALIWALKDTEPSVVCTAVWALGKIGDPKALSALQSLMNHKNSDIRENANESVERILAKKENMVYYKKSLQKP, from the coding sequence ATGCCTGTATTGCTGGAATATCTTAAAAAATATGGGCAAAAGTTATTCTCTATTCAAATCTTTGCATTACTTTTGATACCTGCCTCATCATTGCTTGCTTTTGCAGAAAACGTTCATAAGGCGGAGATTATAGCCCATCATGGTGTGTTGGAGGACGTTCCGGAAAATACATTTGCCGCATTAAGAAGAGTCGTTGAATTGGGTATAGATGGGATTGAAATTGATATTCGGCAAACAAAAGATCATCAGCTTATTTTAATGTGCGATGAAACGATCGATAGAACAACCAATGGGAAGGGACGCGTTGATCAGTTATTGTATGCTGAAATCCAGCAGTATGATGCCGGTTCGTGGCGTGGCCCTGAGTTTAAGAACGAACCAATCCCCCTGCTTTCTGATGTACTGGAATTTTGTAAAATCAACAACCTCAAGCTCATTCTGAACGCCAGACAAGTTTGTATAGAAAAACAGGTATTGGATCTCGTCCAGTCGTACGATATGTATCCTCAAGTATACTTATGGGGAACGTTAAGAAATCTCAATACGGAGGAAGCAGAACAATTTGTAAAGGAACTCGTACTTGTATCTCCTGAAGAAATGACAGAAGAGAAAATTGTTCGCATACACGAGGAGAAAAAATATGCATTTTCAATTATACTCAATAGTGATGATAGAAAAATGATAAAAGATCAGATTAACATGGGAGTGGATGTCATCCTGATGGATTATCCCTGTGTTGCCCAAGACATCCTGGGTATTCAAGATCAAATACCTGCAAGGCAAAGACCGTTTAAAAGCAGAAAAACGAATCATCCTCAACAGGAAGAAATTGATAACAAAACGTACGTCCGGGAAAAGGTAAAAACACTTGTGAAAACAATAAAAGGCCCGGATCCGGATAAGGCAAGAACCGCCGCTATGGCATTGATGGTGTTACCGCAAAGACATACCATACCACCTCTCGTAAAACTCCTTAAAAACAAACACCCCCAGGTAAAGCAGGATGCCGCCTGGGCGCTTGGATTCTGCGGCAATGAGGATATAGCCGTATATATTCAGTCCCTCCTCAGCGATAAAAATCCAGAGGTGCGCAGGGAAGCAGTACTTGCGTTGGGGAGATTGGGCAGTATGCAATCAGTTCCTGTTCTTATTGAAACATTAAAGACAGAAACCAACCGTGGGGTTAAATATGATATAGCAAGAACATTAGGGATATTGAAAGACCCCGGCTCAGCTTTTCCATTACTTACTATTCTCACGAATGAAAAAGACTGGTATGTCAAAAGCGCCGCAGTTGAGGCGTTAAGCCATATTTATACCGATAAAGCTGTACATGTCCTTGCCGATATCCTTATCACCGATGCGGGAGAAGATGCTGCATGGACACGCACAAAGGCTGCATGGGCGCTAGCCGCCATGGGCAAGGAATCTATCCCTCAATTAATCCGTGCCCTGAGTGATAACGAAGAGGTAACAAGGCGCAGGGCAGAATGGGCGCTGGTAAAGATCGGCCTGCCAGCAGTAAGGTCTTTGGTTCATGCCTTGCATGAACCTAATAAATTTGCAAGAGAGCGTGGAGCACAAGCCCTGGGTTGGATTGAGGACAAAAGCACGGTTACTGCACTCATATGGGCATTGAAGGATACAGAACCATCTGTTGTATGCACTGCTGTATGGGCACTGGGTAAGATTGGCGACCCAAAAGCGCTTTCAGCCTTACAATCCCTTATGAATCATAAAAATAGTGATATACGGGAAAATGCGAATGAGTCTGTTGAAAGAATACTGGCAAAGAAAGAAAATATGGTTTATTACAAAAAGTCTCTGCAAAAACCGTAA
- the lptC gene encoding LPS export ABC transporter periplasmic protein LptC, with protein MTKRRYILLSIPLACIACIIVSLVISQPRKEKKNQRADPASKEDFSARKEAQNINSNDKLIQTVEGLSIPKYDEQGNETLIMRGKNTFLLNNNVYKIVEPEIEFLDSANPEQGTQSIFITSDNGEMNNISNEGYLSDNVIVNLDQETKLNTNYLRYSPEKKSVYTDDFVTITGKGIMIKGQGCEIDLINKKMWIKKDAEMEMDGANNDLFFLSEEDASQAAQTFPGDTPSVNETSEGEILHEKTFIRSSGQLVFNRHSDTHVMVFHNSVEVKKGSSTVFSDELVIFVDSETKKTKQAIASGNVLASQETTIAKGSSLTWDVSTQTATLEDAYKAEFIKDDLHIDAQKMIFYKDAGKIDIPGSGNLKANTKRKSDKKNTPGHADKTDDTITVKWEGKMNFLEETREANFEKNIEVRKENSILFCNNLNVTFSDRDFHLNTLKATENIHIIDKKSNLYSEAIGDVVTWNVKSKITVLKGRPFALLREGDKRQIHSPKVLFYGNENNILCEGKGTFYEKGDEAPSHKGTEDADIKVNWVKKMVYNSKLKKASFFEQVQATRGEQKLNGDQIDAYMNDEKSVSKIVATDNVYFFSKNLNNSEGLGTLLIWDLIQNVALLTGNPKAELRREGARTFSEKIYFDIDGNHITWEGRPHWQLITNK; from the coding sequence ATGACCAAACGAAGATACATACTCCTTAGCATTCCTTTGGCTTGCATAGCCTGTATTATCGTATCGCTTGTTATATCCCAACCGAGAAAGGAGAAGAAGAATCAAAGGGCAGATCCTGCTTCAAAGGAAGATTTCTCTGCGCGTAAAGAGGCGCAGAATATAAACAGCAACGATAAGTTAATCCAAACGGTGGAAGGCTTGTCCATACCAAAGTATGATGAGCAGGGAAATGAGACTTTAATAATGCGCGGCAAAAACACCTTCCTGCTCAACAATAATGTTTACAAAATCGTCGAGCCGGAGATCGAATTCCTTGATTCTGCAAATCCTGAACAGGGAACCCAATCTATTTTTATCACATCCGATAATGGAGAAATGAATAACATTTCGAACGAAGGATATCTTTCCGATAATGTTATTGTTAATCTGGATCAGGAAACCAAACTCAATACGAATTATTTAAGGTATTCACCGGAAAAGAAATCGGTATATACAGATGATTTTGTTACCATCACGGGAAAAGGTATAATGATTAAAGGACAAGGCTGCGAGATAGACCTGATTAATAAGAAGATGTGGATAAAAAAGGATGCAGAAATGGAAATGGATGGCGCTAACAATGACCTCTTCTTTCTATCGGAAGAGGATGCCTCTCAAGCCGCACAAACCTTTCCGGGAGATACACCATCGGTAAATGAAACAAGCGAAGGGGAAATTTTACACGAAAAAACCTTTATCCGGTCCAGCGGCCAGCTTGTCTTTAACAGGCATTCAGATACACACGTTATGGTTTTCCATAACAGTGTTGAAGTTAAGAAAGGCAGCTCGACTGTTTTTTCAGATGAATTAGTTATATTCGTTGATTCAGAAACAAAAAAAACAAAACAAGCCATAGCAAGCGGTAATGTGCTTGCATCACAGGAAACAACAATCGCCAAAGGAAGTTCCCTGACCTGGGATGTCAGTACCCAAACTGCCACTTTGGAAGATGCTTATAAGGCAGAATTCATTAAAGATGACCTTCATATAGATGCGCAGAAAATGATCTTTTATAAAGATGCCGGTAAAATAGATATACCGGGTTCTGGCAACTTAAAGGCAAACACAAAGAGGAAATCTGATAAAAAGAATACGCCAGGTCACGCAGATAAAACTGATGATACTATTACCGTAAAATGGGAAGGCAAAATGAACTTTCTGGAAGAAACGCGGGAGGCTAATTTTGAAAAGAATATTGAGGTCAGAAAGGAAAATTCTATCTTGTTTTGCAACAATCTTAACGTAACATTCAGCGATCGGGATTTTCATCTGAATACCTTGAAGGCCACAGAAAATATCCATATCATAGACAAAAAGAGTAACTTGTATAGCGAAGCCATAGGAGATGTGGTTACCTGGAATGTAAAAAGTAAAATTACCGTCTTAAAAGGGCGTCCCTTTGCACTATTAAGAGAGGGAGATAAGAGGCAGATTCACTCTCCCAAAGTTTTGTTTTATGGAAATGAGAATAATATCCTCTGCGAGGGGAAAGGAACATTCTATGAAAAAGGAGACGAAGCGCCTTCTCATAAAGGCACAGAGGATGCTGATATAAAGGTCAATTGGGTTAAAAAAATGGTGTATAATAGTAAGCTGAAAAAAGCAAGTTTTTTTGAACAGGTACAAGCCACAAGAGGCGAACAAAAGTTGAACGGCGACCAAATTGATGCGTATATGAACGACGAGAAGAGTGTATCTAAAATCGTTGCTACAGATAACGTCTACTTTTTCAGTAAGAATTTGAATAATAGCGAGGGACTAGGAACACTTCTCATTTGGGACTTAATCCAGAATGTAGCCTTGTTGACAGGGAATCCAAAAGCAGAATTACGAAGGGAAGGGGCAAGGACATTCTCGGAAAAGATCTATTTTGATATAGATGGAAACCATATAACATGGGAAGGCAGACCTCACTGGCAGCTCATTACCAATAAATAA